The Xiphias gladius isolate SHS-SW01 ecotype Sanya breed wild chromosome 9, ASM1685928v1, whole genome shotgun sequence genome window below encodes:
- the LOC120794263 gene encoding sarcoplasmic reticulum histidine-rich calcium-binding protein isoform X2: MAPVKGWVVGLLLVLLCPSQVPLSGAVSAQDVAEAEADLHARNDEEVVAEEGKTTEDEDAAGEEEEQVAEEEGEEESDEEDETDEHEVEEEGGEEEEEEEAVEEEEAAEEDEEEEEAEEDGEEEADEEEEEEEEEEDDAEEEEADEAEAEEDEEEEEEDDEDADEDAEAAAESEEEEEEEVAAGEAADEAEEEEDEDDNAEDDSEEEDAAGSEEDDDEHESDDTSEEEADTDGLQFRSGSLCSVCSICEHCSNNCDNCPCEEGDESDHCQHCQGCSSCYICPILCDTICTPGGLVDELTGSLFQ; this comes from the exons ATGGCACCTGTGAAAGGCTGGGTAGTGGGGCTCCTGCTGGTGCTTCTATGCCCATCCCAGGTACCGCTTTCTGGGGCAGTTAGTGCCCAGGACGTGGCTGAAGCAGAGGCAGACCTCCATGCCAGAAACGATGAGGAGGTCGTGGCAGAAGAGGGCAAAACTACTGAGGATGAAGATGCCGCTGGCGAGGAAGAGGAACAGGTAGCAGAAGAGGAGGGTGAAGAAGAAtcagatgaggaggatgagacTGATGAAcatgaggtggaggaggaaggtggggaggaagaggaggaggaagaagctgtggaggaggaggaggctgctgaggaggatgaagaagaagaggaggctgaggaagatggagaggaagaggctgatgaggaggaggaggaagaagaggaagaggaggatgatgccgaagaagaggaagctgatgaggcagaagcagaggaagatgaggaggaggaggaggaagacgacgAGGATGCTGATGAGGATGCGGAGGCCGCAGCTGAAagcgaggaggaagaggaagaggaggtagCTGCAGGAGAGGCAGCTGATGaagctgaggaagaggaggatgaggatgataaTGCTGAGGATGACTCTGAGGAAGAGGATGCAGCTGGATCAGAGGAAGATGACG ATGAGCATGAATCTGACGACACAAGTGAAGAGGAGGCCGACACTGACGGTCTGCAATTCCGCTCTGGCTCTTTGTGTAGTGTTTGCTCCATCTGTGAG CACTGCTCTAATAACTGTGACAATTGCCCATGTGAGGAGGGAGACGAGTCAGATCACTGTCAGCATTGCCAA GGTTGCTCATCCTGCTACATTTGCCCCATACTCTGTGACACAATTTGCACACCAG gtggCCTAGTTGATGAGCTAACTGGGTCCCTCTTTCAGTAA
- the LOC120794263 gene encoding sarcoplasmic reticulum histidine-rich calcium-binding protein isoform X1, with product MAPVKGWVVGLLLVLLCPSQVPLSGAVSAQDVAEAEADLHARNDEEVVAEEGKTTEDEDAAGEEEEQVAEEEGEEESDEEDETDEHEVEEEGGEEEEEEEAVEEEEAAEEDEEEEEAEEDGEEEADEEEEEEEEEEDDAEEEEADEAEAEEDEEEEEEDDEDADEDAEAAAESEEEEEEEVAAGEAADEAEEEEDEDDNAEDDSEEEDAAGSEEDDDEHESDDTSEEEADTDGLQFRSGSLCSVCSICEHCSNNCDNCPCEEGDESDHCQHCQGCSSCYICPILCDTICTPGGLVDELTGSLFQTVASLL from the exons ATGGCACCTGTGAAAGGCTGGGTAGTGGGGCTCCTGCTGGTGCTTCTATGCCCATCCCAGGTACCGCTTTCTGGGGCAGTTAGTGCCCAGGACGTGGCTGAAGCAGAGGCAGACCTCCATGCCAGAAACGATGAGGAGGTCGTGGCAGAAGAGGGCAAAACTACTGAGGATGAAGATGCCGCTGGCGAGGAAGAGGAACAGGTAGCAGAAGAGGAGGGTGAAGAAGAAtcagatgaggaggatgagacTGATGAAcatgaggtggaggaggaaggtggggaggaagaggaggaggaagaagctgtggaggaggaggaggctgctgaggaggatgaagaagaagaggaggctgaggaagatggagaggaagaggctgatgaggaggaggaggaagaagaggaagaggaggatgatgccgaagaagaggaagctgatgaggcagaagcagaggaagatgaggaggaggaggaggaagacgacgAGGATGCTGATGAGGATGCGGAGGCCGCAGCTGAAagcgaggaggaagaggaagaggaggtagCTGCAGGAGAGGCAGCTGATGaagctgaggaagaggaggatgaggatgataaTGCTGAGGATGACTCTGAGGAAGAGGATGCAGCTGGATCAGAGGAAGATGACG ATGAGCATGAATCTGACGACACAAGTGAAGAGGAGGCCGACACTGACGGTCTGCAATTCCGCTCTGGCTCTTTGTGTAGTGTTTGCTCCATCTGTGAG CACTGCTCTAATAACTGTGACAATTGCCCATGTGAGGAGGGAGACGAGTCAGATCACTGTCAGCATTGCCAA GGTTGCTCATCCTGCTACATTTGCCCCATACTCTGTGACACAATTTGCACACCAG gtggCCTAGTTGATGAGCTAACTGGGTCCCTCTTTCA GACCGTCGCCTCACTACTCTGA